One window from the genome of [Clostridium] celerecrescens 18A encodes:
- a CDS encoding PTS lactose/cellobiose transporter subunit IIA: MDEKTLESAMSIIMNAGDARLLCKEALTAIADQDFILANEKMKDAQKKITEAHRIQTDAIQGETRGEKTEYSLIFAHAQDTLMTIYSEINIAKQMIKIFESWEKRLKRLENQE, from the coding sequence ATGGATGAAAAAACACTAGAATCTGCAATGAGCATCATTATGAATGCGGGAGATGCACGTTTACTGTGCAAAGAAGCATTAACAGCCATTGCCGATCAGGATTTTATTTTAGCCAATGAAAAAATGAAGGACGCGCAGAAAAAGATTACTGAGGCACACCGGATCCAGACAGATGCCATTCAGGGAGAAACAAGAGGAGAAAAAACAGAGTATTCATTGATTTTCGCCCATGCACAGGATACATTAATGACCATATACAGTGAAATCAATATTGCAAAGCAAATGATCAAAATCTTTGAAAGCTGGGAAAAGCGTTTGAAACGCCTGGAAAATCAGGAATAA
- a CDS encoding PTS sugar transporter subunit IIC has product MKQLIHWLEHSFAPKMNKINNNVWVTTLKDSIMQVLPFILLGSIFCFLTVPGEVFGWEWWPNFWTPFGWTMGLLSLFVAFLIPFNLMEKKRLRRQRIIAALSGVVAFLIIISPQVIKDGQAGFQHASLGAGGMFVAITAGAFTGFIMGIFGKFSFFKEDSVIPDFVRAWFDLMLPAGIIVCSLWILVDLLGIDLYNILLSIFMPISNVMQTPWGFVLSLLLVCFLYSLGISSWVLTPVYKPAMLMAITANVTMAAAGTATHETLNLVTDPTVYSAYLWIGGIGCTLPLVIMLIFAKSNKLRALGRACFVPAIFNINEPVVFGCIAWNPIMMIPMWLMGIILPTVVWIFTKVIPFAPIPTRVFDMWYCPFPISTWLTTGSIKGVILMAVCALISTVIWYPFFRIYDNQETEAEKKAEEKK; this is encoded by the coding sequence ATGAAACAGTTAATTCATTGGTTAGAGCATAGTTTCGCACCAAAGATGAACAAAATTAATAATAATGTATGGGTTACTACTTTAAAAGATTCTATTATGCAGGTGCTTCCATTTATTTTGTTGGGATCAATATTCTGCTTTTTAACAGTCCCCGGAGAAGTCTTTGGCTGGGAGTGGTGGCCAAATTTCTGGACTCCGTTTGGCTGGACAATGGGGCTGTTATCATTATTTGTGGCATTTTTAATACCATTTAACTTAATGGAAAAAAAGCGTTTGCGCAGACAGAGAATTATTGCAGCGCTTTCCGGTGTAGTAGCATTTTTAATTATTATTTCACCTCAGGTGATAAAGGATGGGCAAGCTGGGTTCCAGCATGCATCTTTAGGAGCCGGAGGTATGTTTGTAGCGATTACTGCAGGTGCTTTTACAGGTTTTATTATGGGGATCTTCGGAAAGTTCTCATTTTTTAAAGAGGATTCCGTTATACCTGATTTTGTTAGGGCCTGGTTTGATTTAATGCTGCCGGCTGGAATCATCGTTTGTTCTCTATGGATTTTAGTAGATCTGCTTGGGATTGATCTTTATAATATCTTACTTTCAATATTTATGCCAATCTCCAATGTTATGCAGACTCCTTGGGGATTTGTACTATCTCTTTTGCTTGTTTGTTTTTTATATTCCCTGGGAATTTCAAGCTGGGTTCTTACCCCGGTTTACAAACCGGCAATGCTCATGGCTATTACCGCCAATGTTACCATGGCAGCGGCCGGAACTGCTACCCATGAGACACTAAACCTGGTCACTGATCCCACGGTATACTCTGCTTATTTATGGATCGGCGGAATCGGCTGTACATTGCCGTTAGTAATTATGCTCATATTTGCAAAGAGCAATAAATTGAGAGCACTCGGACGTGCCTGTTTCGTACCTGCAATTTTTAATATTAACGAGCCGGTCGTATTCGGATGCATTGCATGGAATCCAATTATGATGATTCCCATGTGGCTGATGGGTATTATACTTCCTACGGTAGTCTGGATTTTTACAAAAGTAATTCCATTTGCACCGATTCCTACCAGGGTGTTTGATATGTGGTATTGTCCATTTCCTATTTCCACATGGCTGACAACAGGAAGTATCAAAGGTGTTATTTTAATGGCTGTCTGTGCATTGATCTCAACTGTCATATGGTATCCTTTTTTCCGTATCTATGACAACCAGGAGACAGAAGCAGAGAAAAAAGCTGAGGAAAAGAAATAA
- a CDS encoding PTS sugar transporter subunit IIB gives MLNVLLVCGSGASSGFMAANIRKAAAAKKMEINIKARGESEIENYIDEIDALMVGPHLAYIMDEIEEYTGGKTVKVILMKPEYYSTLNGDMALEHLLSEMG, from the coding sequence ATGTTAAATGTATTACTGGTTTGCGGTTCTGGTGCAAGCTCCGGATTTATGGCAGCTAATATAAGAAAGGCAGCGGCGGCCAAAAAAATGGAGATTAATATTAAGGCCAGAGGAGAAAGTGAAATCGAGAACTATATTGATGAAATTGATGCCCTTATGGTAGGACCTCACCTGGCTTATATCATGGATGAAATAGAGGAATATACAGGTGGAAAGACTGTTAAGGTCATCTTAATGAAGCCGGAGTATTATTCCACATTAAATGGGGATATGGCGTTGGAGCATTTGCTGAGTGAAATGGGCTGA
- a CDS encoding BglG family transcription antiterminator, translating into MGPKLLKLIRILLMHTNEMTASALAAEMGVSERSIKNYISEINDNHPQTILSSRKGYAIKAEAGRKILNDSGTHIPQSSQERMVYIINLLIKQEAGIDAYDLCDSIYISYSTLKNELGAVKKKLSQFDLKLLNQKDNLSIDGLEKNKRRLLSSILYDESNINFVSLKTIQHVFPDIEIEYIKNTLLNIFDKYQYFVNDYSLINIVLHITIAIDRIKNHNINTQDVQELAQIRHHEYELASQVTKELENHFHITYSEAEIYELALLLISRATTIDYKSITTANLEDFIGKECFDLVEEMIQSVNAYYYIDLSEPEFLIRFAIHIRNLLQRSKNQQFSKNPLTEEIKTSCPLIYDVSVYLSGIIKDRTGIIINDDEIAYITFHLGSTLEAQKSLNKKVTAILYCPNYYDLNIRLTDTINQHFSCEMLITNIITDDTALEQVPKCDFIMSTVPLHSFYGVDIVHIGMFFTDKDISVIRNKIISVRINKRKATFKNYLELLIIPEFFERRNDLNTEGDAIEYLASKMHRLGYVDETFREDIYTREKLSSTAFHDFAIPHAMKMHAEKTGLNILISDSPVSWNGKPVYLIIMMCFNKNDRYIFNEIFEPLTMMLTDREFIKKLIQVKDHETFIQMLTDNLEVTF; encoded by the coding sequence ATGGGGCCAAAACTATTAAAATTGATTCGTATCTTGCTGATGCACACAAATGAAATGACTGCTTCTGCTTTAGCTGCTGAAATGGGGGTATCGGAGCGAAGTATAAAAAATTATATTTCAGAAATCAATGACAACCATCCTCAGACCATCCTCTCTTCCAGGAAGGGATATGCTATAAAAGCAGAGGCCGGAAGAAAAATATTAAATGACTCCGGCACTCACATCCCCCAGTCTTCCCAGGAAAGAATGGTTTATATTATCAACCTTCTGATCAAACAGGAAGCCGGCATTGACGCATACGACTTGTGTGATTCCATATATATCAGCTATTCCACACTAAAAAATGAACTGGGAGCTGTAAAAAAGAAGCTGAGCCAGTTTGATTTAAAGCTTTTGAATCAAAAGGACAATTTGTCCATTGATGGACTGGAAAAGAACAAACGCCGTTTGCTCAGTTCTATTCTATACGATGAGTCCAACATTAACTTTGTAAGTTTAAAAACAATTCAGCATGTTTTTCCTGATATTGAAATTGAATATATAAAAAATACATTGCTGAATATTTTTGATAAATATCAATATTTTGTTAACGACTATTCTCTGATCAATATTGTACTGCATATTACCATAGCCATTGACAGAATCAAAAATCACAATATCAATACTCAGGATGTTCAGGAACTGGCTCAGATACGGCATCATGAATATGAACTGGCAAGCCAGGTCACAAAAGAATTGGAAAATCATTTTCATATCACATATAGTGAGGCGGAAATATATGAACTTGCCCTGCTGCTGATTTCAAGAGCTACCACCATTGATTATAAAAGCATAACCACTGCAAATCTGGAGGACTTTATCGGCAAGGAATGCTTTGACCTGGTGGAGGAGATGATTCAGTCTGTGAATGCTTATTATTATATTGATCTATCGGAGCCTGAATTTCTGATTCGCTTTGCCATTCATATTAGAAATTTACTTCAAAGATCGAAGAACCAGCAGTTTTCAAAAAATCCTTTAACAGAAGAAATTAAAACATCCTGTCCTTTAATTTATGATGTATCCGTATATTTATCCGGAATCATCAAAGACCGCACGGGGATCATCATAAATGATGACGAAATTGCTTATATCACTTTTCACCTGGGGAGCACCCTGGAAGCACAAAAAAGTCTTAATAAAAAAGTAACTGCTATATTATACTGCCCTAACTATTATGATTTAAATATACGTCTGACAGATACCATCAATCAGCACTTTTCCTGTGAAATGCTGATAACCAACATCATAACGGATGATACGGCTTTAGAACAGGTTCCTAAATGCGATTTTATAATGTCTACGGTTCCTCTTCATAGCTTTTATGGGGTGGACATCGTTCATATCGGAATGTTTTTTACGGACAAGGATATTTCTGTGATCAGAAATAAAATTATATCCGTAAGAATCAATAAAAGGAAAGCGACCTTTAAAAATTATTTGGAGCTTCTGATTATCCCTGAATTCTTTGAAAGAAGAAATGACTTAAACACAGAGGGGGATGCAATCGAATATCTGGCCAGTAAAATGCATCGGTTAGGTTATGTTGATGAGACATTCCGGGAAGATATCTACACACGTGAAAAACTTTCATCTACTGCATTTCATGACTTTGCAATCCCTCATGCAATGAAAATGCATGCAGAAAAAACCGGGCTGAATATTTTGATATCAGATTCTCCTGTCTCATGGAACGGCAAGCCTGTTTACCTGATCATCATGATGTGTTTTAACAAGAATGACCGATATATTTT